DNA from Kitasatospora herbaricolor:
CGGCGACGGCGCCCGCGCTGACCAGCCGGCCGCGGTCCATCACCACCAGGTGGGTGCAGGACTGCTCGACCTCGGAGAGCAGGTGGCTGGAGACGATGACGGTCCGGCCGGCCGTCGCGTAGCGGATCATCACCTCGCGCATCTCGCGGATCTGCGGCGGGTCGAGCCCGTTGGTGGGCTCGTCCAGGATCAGCAGGTCGGGCAGGCCCAGCATGGCCTGGGCGATCGCCAGCCGCTGGCGCATGCCCTGGGAGTAGGTGCGGACCGCGCGGTCCAGGGCCTCGCCGAGGTCGGCGATGACCAGCGCCTCCTCCAGGTGGGCGTCCTCGGCCGGGCGGCCGGTGGCCTGCCAGTACAGCTGGAGGTTGGCGCGGCCGGTGAGGTGCGGCAGGAAGCCCGCGCCCTCGACGAAGGAGCCGACCCGGGAGAGCACGGGGGCGCCCGGCCGCACGGGGTGGCCGAAGAGCCGGATCTCGCCCTCGTCCGGGCGGATCAGGCCCATCAGCATCCGCAGGGTGGTGGTCTTGCCGGCGCCGTTGGGGCCGAGCAGGCCCAGCACCTGGCCCTGCTCGACCCGGAAGCCCAGGTCGCGGACGGCGTACCGGTCGGCGGCGCCCTTGTAGCGCTTGCTCAGGCCGCTGATCTGCAGCGGAACCCCGGCCAGCGCCGGGTCGGGGGTCTGCCGCTGCCCGCGCCGCCGCAGGCCGCGCCGGCCGAGCAGCAGCAGGGCGGCGACCCCGGCCGCGACCAGCGGCAGGGCCCAGGTGCGGGCCGGCAGCGGCGCCGCCTCGGTCTTCAACGCGTCGACGGTCGGCAGGACGACCGGGCCGGCGACCGCGGCCCGGTAGGTGGCGGGTTCGGCCGGCGAGGCGTACGCCAGGTCGGTGCTGGCCAGCACCAGCCGCAGCCGGTGGCCGGCGGGGAAGTCGTGGTCGACGGCGGGCAGCGCCACCTGCACGGTCCGGCCGCCCGGCGCGTCCGCGCCGGTGACCCGCAGCGGGGCGACCAGTTGCTGCGGCAGGCTCTGTTTGCCGTCCGGGCCGAGGTCGTAGAGCTTGGCGAACAGGACGGCCTCGGGCCGGTCCGCGCTCACCCGGACGGGCACGGTCGGCTGCCCGGTGAGGTGCAGGGCGGTGCTCAGCGGCGCGGAGTCGAAGGTGGCGTTCTGCCCGGGGAAGTCCAGCGAGAGTCCGCCGCCGAGCGAGGCGGCCTGCGCCAGCGCCCCGATCCCGGGCAGGGTGGAGATGTTCGGCGGCGCGCCGCCCGGCGGGTTGGCGAAGGCCTGCTCGGCGCCGGTGAGTTCGACGCTGCGGGAGCCGGTGCCGGCCAGGCCCGGGTAGGCGTCGGCGGTGGCGCCGCGCAGCACGGCCTGGAACCCGGTGGAGTCGACGCCGCCGGTCCGGGTGACCCGGAAGGCGGGCCCGACGTCGTTCCCGGCGCCCTTCAGCCAGTGGTCGAACCAGCCGGTCACCCGGGCGTCGACCCGTTCGCTGCTCTCGGTGCCGCCGTCGTGGCCGCCGGCGAACCAGTCCACCGCCACCGGGGCGCCGTTCGCGGCGACCGCCTTGGCGATGGCGTCGCCCTGGTCGAGCGGGAAGAGCGAGTCCTGCTGGCCCTGGACGACCAGCGTCGGCGCCTTGAGCCGGCCCGCCACCGAGGACGGGCTGGAGCGGTCGAGCAGCGCGACGGCCTCCGGGTCGGCGTGCCCGGTGGTGGCCACCCGGTCGTACATCGCGCAGAGTTCGTCCAGGAAGCGGCCGCAGCCGACCGGCCCGGCCGGTGCCGGCGCCGGGCCCGCCTTCGTGCCCTGCGCGTCGGCGAGGTCGCCGGCCGAGCCGGTGGTGAAGAAGATCCCGGCCCAGAGCTTCTTGAAGACGCCGTCCACGGCCGCCCCGCCGGCCACGGCCTGCGGGCCCTGCCGGACGCCCTGCGGGAAGAGCGCGTCGGCCAGGTTCCACCAGGTGATCTGGCTGCCGACGGCGTCGATCCGCGGATCGGCCGCCGACCCGAGCAGGGCGACGGCCCCCCCGTACGAGGCGCCGGTGATGCCGACCCGGGGGTCGCCCGGTCCGTCCAGCCGGACCTCCGGCCGGGTACCGAGCCAGTCGACCAGGTGCTTGACGTCCTCGACCTCCCGGTCGGGGGCGTTCAGGCCGATCCGGCCGCCGGAGTGGCCGAAGCCTCGGGCCGACCAGGTGAGGACGGCGTAGCCGGAGCGGGCGAGCTGCTCGGCGCGGACCCGTTCGCCCTCCTTGCTGCCGCCGAAGCCGTGCGCCAGCAGGACGGCCGGGCGCGGGCTCGTCCCGGTGGTGAAGTACGAGGTGTCCAGGCCGACGGTCTGCGCGCTGCCCGGGGTCTCGGGCATCTGCAGGACGTGGTCCTCCCGGTGGACGGCGGCCCCGCCGTCGGCCGCGACCGCCGTCCAGGTACCCACACCGGCCACCGCGGCCACCGCCAGCGAGGCGGCCACCAGCCTTCGGGTCGTGAACGTCCCGCGCCCGCGCCAACGGCGCCCTGCCCCACCGAACTCCATGAACAGCGATCCTATGGGCGCCTCGGGTAGGGAAGCCGTAAAGGCGGCCGGGACACCCGCCCCCGGGCACACCCCCTCACCTGCCGCGCTGCCCCGGCTGCGCACCGGCGAGGGCTGACAGGCAGCGGGCCCGCACGGGGCCGCGTCCGGGCCACGGGGAAGCGAACGGCGGCGCACCCCGCACCGGGGCGCACCGCCTCGCACCACCCGGGCCGTCCACCACGGCGCCCGGGTCCTCCGCTAGAGCACCCGGGTCATCGTCCGGTGCGGGATGCCCGCGTCCAGGTACTCGGGGCCCTCGGCGGTGTAGCCGAGGCGCTCGTAGAAGCCGAGGGCCTGGACCTGCGCGTGCAGCTCCAGCTCGGTCGCCCCGCGTGCCCGGCCGGCCGCCTCGACGGCCCGGACCAGGACGGCGCCGAGGCCGGTGCCGCGGGCGGCCTTCAGCACGGCGAGCCGGCCGAGCAGGACGCGTCCGGGCAGGCCGCCGGTGATCTTCAGGGCCTGCTCGCCGTGGATCAGCCGGGCGGTGCCGAGCGCCGTGCCGTCGGCGCCGATCGCGAGCAGGTGCTCGGAGGTGGCGTCGAGCTCGTCCCACTCCTCGTCCTCGGGGATCTGCTGCTCGACGATGAAGACCTCGCGGCGCACCCCGTGCACCAGCGCCAGCTCCTCCTCGCCCTCGGCCACCCGGATCACCGGGGTCCCAGGCGTCACAGGGTTCATCTCAGCTCTCCGAGGAGATCACGTCGAGGGCCTTCTGCAGGTCGGCCGGGTACTCGCTGCTGAACTGCACCCACTCGCCGTCCGACGGGTGCTCGAAGCCGAGCGAGACGGCGTGCAGCCACTGCCGGGTCAGACCGAGCCGCTTGGCGAGCGTCGGGTCGGCGCCGTAGGTGAGGTCGCCGACGCAGGGGTGGCGCAGCGCGGACATGTGCACCCGGATCTGGTGGGTGCGGCCGGTCTCCAGCTTGATGTCGAGCAGCGAGGCGGCGCGGTAGGCCTCGATGAGGTCGTAGTGCGTGACGGACGGCTTGCCGGCCTGGGTGACGGCCCACTTCCAGTCCGAGCTGGGGTGGCGGCCGATCGGGGCGTCGACGGTGCCGCTCATCGGGTCGGGGTGGCCCTGGACCAGCGCGTTGTACTTCTTCTCCACCACGCGGTCGTGGAACTGCCGCTTGAGGTCGGTGTACGCGCGCTCGGACTTGGCGACCACCATCAGCCCGGAGGTGCCCACGTCGAGGCGGTGCACGACGCCCTGGCGCTCGGCGGCGCCGGAGGTGGAGATGCGGTAGCCGGCGGCGGCGAGGCCGCCGATGACCGTGGTGCCGGTCCAGCCGGGGCTGGGGTGGGCGGCGACGCCGACCGGCTTGTCGACGAGCACGATGTCGTCGTCGTCGTGGACGATCCGCATGCCTTCGACGTGCTCGGCGACGATCCGCACGGGCGCGGCGGGGGCGGGGAGCTCGACCTCCAGCCAGGAGCCGGCCATCACCCGGTCGGACTTGCCGGCCGTGGCCCCGTCGATGGTCACCTTGCCCTCGGCGGCCAGCTCGGCGGCCTTCGTCCGGGAGAAACCGAACATCCGGGCGAGGGCGGCGTCGAGTCGCTCGCCCTCCAGGCCGTCGGGAACGGGGAGGCTGCGGGTCTGCGCTGCGGTACTCACCCGTACGAGTATGCCGGACGGCGGGGCCGCTCCTTACTCACCGGCCGCCGCGGCCCCGGCGACCGGTCCTGCCGCAAGGCCCGGACGGTGCCCGGCGGGACGCCCCGCGCGAGCGGCCGCTACTCGCCGTCCTGCCGCGCCTGCTCCGCCGCGTCCCCGGCGGCCGCGTGCTTCGCGTCGGTGGCCGGGCCCGCCGTCACCTCGGCGCCGGCGTCGTCGCCGGCCACCGGGTCGGCCTTGGCGGCGGCCTGGTGGGTGCTCCCGTCCGGGTTGCTGCCGCGGAAGGAGAGCAGGACCACCAGGATGCCGCCGCAGACGATGGCGGAGTCGGCGAGGTTGAAGACCGCGAAGTGCTGGACCGAGATGAAGTCGACGACGTGGCCGCGGAACACCTCGGGCGAGCGGAACAGCCGGTCGGTGAGGTTGCCGAGCGCGCCGCCGAGCAGCATCCCGAGGGCGATCGCCCACGGCAGGCTGTACAGGCGGCGGGCGATCCGCCAGATCACCACGATCACGGCGGTCGCGATCATGGTGAAGACGATGGTCATCGCCTGGCCCATCCCGAAGGCGGCCCCGCCGTTGCGGATCACCTGGAGGGTGACGACGTCACCGACCACGGCGATCGGCGAGTGGCCCTCCAGCCGGGCCACCACCAGCAGCTTGCTGCCCAGGTCGACCAGGTAGGCGAGGAGGGCCACGGCCAGCAGCACGCCGATCCGCCGGCGCCGGGCGATGCCGGTGGCGCCGGCGGCCGGGGCCTGTCCGGACCCGGCCGCCGGGGCCGGACGCTCGCTCTCCGCGACCGGGGCGCTCTCCACCCCCCGTGCGGTGTCCTGCTCCGCGTCGGAGGGGGTCTGCGCCGGAGCGGCAGTGGTCGGGACGGACTCGTCCCGTGTCTTGGGGGAACCTGGCGTACTGATGATCCGCTCCGCTGCCGCAATGAGGTCCCCCCGGCCGGAGGCTGGGGGAGGGCCGACGTTACGGGGTCGAGCGTACGGCAAGCCCGGCCCCGTCCGACGCCCTGGCTACCGCCGTTCCTGCTTCGCCTTGCACTGCACGCAGAGCGTGGCCCGCGGGAACGCCTGCATCCGGGCCTTGCCGATGGCCTGGCCGCAGGACTCGCAGACGCCGAAGCCGACGTTCTCCAGCCGGGCCAGGGCCCGCTCGGTCTGGGCGAGGCTGTCCCTGGCGTTGTTGGCGAGGGCCAGCTCGCTCTCCCGCGAGATGTTCTTGGTGCCGGCGTCCACCTGGTCGTCGCCGGCGCCGTCGTTGGAGTCCCGCATCAGACCGGTGATCGCGGCCTCGGAGGCGTCGATCTCGGTCTGCAGGCGCTCCAGCTCGGTGATCAGCTCGGCGTGCAGTTCGGCGACCTCCTCGGAGGTCCAGGGGTCCTCGCCGGCGCGTACGGGCAGCTCGGCCGGGTCCACCGACTCCGCTCCGCCGCCGCCCGCCCTGGCCCCCGTCGCCACGGGCGTGCGGGTACGGCTGGGCGCTGCCACGCGCCCGGCGCCGGTGCTGGTCTTGTGCCGTGCAGTGGTCACGGTCCCCTCCCCTGGTTCGCCTGCCACAGCCTTGCGGGCCCGCTTGGTTGCGGTGCTCGCGACGGTTGTCTTCTCAGCCATGGCTTTCGACCCCATCTACGAATGAATCGAGCCGCCGGTTCCCGGCGGCCTCCAGTGCCGGAACGATAATCCCCATCAAATCCGGCCACAACGTGACATACCGATACGCCCTGTCGATCCCACCCGGCCAGCCGCGCCCGACCGCACCTGCCCGCGCGCTGACCAACTTGTGCCCAGATCGTCATCCGCTAATCACCACCGGCGCCTCCGACCTGCGCCGCAGACGGGCGCCGGTGACCTTGGGGCGGCGGTCGCCGGCCCGGCGCCGCCCGGCGGCCTCCGGGCGGGGGGCGCCGGGGCCGGGCGGTTCGCGGTGCCGAACCGACTTGCCGGGGCCGATACACTGGGCCTGCAAGGCGCAGATGGGACGAGTACCGACGTACGCAGCCACCAGCGACCCGGGGACGGTGCGAGCCCGGGGGTGTGCACGGCGGGAAGATCACCCCGGAGCCGCCGGAAGAACGGCCCGACCGGCCCAGTAGACCCGGCAGCAAGCCCAAACAAGAGGGTCGCAGTCACCATCGCGGCCAAGGAGGGTGGTACCGCGGGACGGCATGCCGTCTCGTCCCTCCGTCGGATCAGGCCCACGTATCCGCCGGAGGCAGAAACCGCGATGAGCACCTACAACCCCGTCCCCGCCCAGGTGGACCTCCCCGCCCTCGAACACCGGATCCTGAGCTTCTGGCAGGACAACAAGGTCTTCCAGCAGAGTCTGGAGCAGTCCGAGGGACGCCCGGAGTGGGTGTTCTACGAGGGCCCGCCGACCGCCAACGGCATGCCCGGCGCCCACCACATCGAGGCCCGCGTCTTCAAGGACGTCTTCCCCCGGTACCGGACGATGAAGGGCTACCATGTCGCCCGCAAGGCCGGCTGGGACTGCCACGGCCTCCCGGTCGAGCTGGCCGTCGAGAAGGAGCTGGGCTTCTCCGGCAAGCAGGACATCGAGACCTACGGCATCGCCGAGTTCAACGCGAAGTGCCGCGAGTCCGTCACCCGCCACACCGACGCCTTCGCCGAGCTCACCACCCGGATGGGCTACTGGGTCGACCTGGACGAGGCGTACCGGACGATGGACCCGTCCTACGTGCAGTCCGTCTGGTGGTCGCTGAAGCAGATCTTCGACAAGGGGCTGCTGGTCCAGGACCACCGCGTGGCCCCCTGGTGCCCGCGCTGCGGCACCGGCCTGTCCGACCACGAGCTGGCCCAGGGCTACGAGACCGTCGTCGACCCGTCCGTCTTCGTCCGCTTCCCGCTGACCTCGGGCCCGCTGGCCGGCCGGGCCGCCCTGCTGGTCTGGACGACCACGCCCTGGACGCT
Protein-coding regions in this window:
- a CDS encoding alpha/beta fold hydrolase, with product MEFGGAGRRWRGRGTFTTRRLVAASLAVAAVAGVGTWTAVAADGGAAVHREDHVLQMPETPGSAQTVGLDTSYFTTGTSPRPAVLLAHGFGGSKEGERVRAEQLARSGYAVLTWSARGFGHSGGRIGLNAPDREVEDVKHLVDWLGTRPEVRLDGPGDPRVGITGASYGGAVALLGSAADPRIDAVGSQITWWNLADALFPQGVRQGPQAVAGGAAVDGVFKKLWAGIFFTTGSAGDLADAQGTKAGPAPAPAGPVGCGRFLDELCAMYDRVATTGHADPEAVALLDRSSPSSVAGRLKAPTLVVQGQQDSLFPLDQGDAIAKAVAANGAPVAVDWFAGGHDGGTESSERVDARVTGWFDHWLKGAGNDVGPAFRVTRTGGVDSTGFQAVLRGATADAYPGLAGTGSRSVELTGAEQAFANPPGGAPPNISTLPGIGALAQAASLGGGLSLDFPGQNATFDSAPLSTALHLTGQPTVPVRVSADRPEAVLFAKLYDLGPDGKQSLPQQLVAPLRVTGADAPGGRTVQVALPAVDHDFPAGHRLRLVLASTDLAYASPAEPATYRAAVAGPVVLPTVDALKTEAAPLPARTWALPLVAAGVAALLLLGRRGLRRRGQRQTPDPALAGVPLQISGLSKRYKGAADRYAVRDLGFRVEQGQVLGLLGPNGAGKTTTLRMLMGLIRPDEGEIRLFGHPVRPGAPVLSRVGSFVEGAGFLPHLTGRANLQLYWQATGRPAEDAHLEEALVIADLGEALDRAVRTYSQGMRQRLAIAQAMLGLPDLLILDEPTNGLDPPQIREMREVMIRYATAGRTVIVSSHLLSEVEQSCTHLVVMDRGRLVSAGAVADIVGAGEMLLIGTSGGYGPDELAVAADKAAALAGVGSAEVVEGGLLVRLDGMTADRLIAELVRLGVPVDRAGPHRRLEDAFLSLIGGSA
- a CDS encoding RluA family pseudouridine synthase; protein product: MSTAAQTRSLPVPDGLEGERLDAALARMFGFSRTKAAELAAEGKVTIDGATAGKSDRVMAGSWLEVELPAPAAPVRIVAEHVEGMRIVHDDDDIVLVDKPVGVAAHPSPGWTGTTVIGGLAAAGYRISTSGAAERQGVVHRLDVGTSGLMVVAKSERAYTDLKRQFHDRVVEKKYNALVQGHPDPMSGTVDAPIGRHPSSDWKWAVTQAGKPSVTHYDLIEAYRAASLLDIKLETGRTHQIRVHMSALRHPCVGDLTYGADPTLAKRLGLTRQWLHAVSLGFEHPSDGEWVQFSSEYPADLQKALDVISSES
- a CDS encoding TraR/DksA family transcriptional regulator; this translates as MTTARHKTSTGAGRVAAPSRTRTPVATGARAGGGGAESVDPAELPVRAGEDPWTSEEVAELHAELITELERLQTEIDASEAAITGLMRDSNDGAGDDQVDAGTKNISRESELALANNARDSLAQTERALARLENVGFGVCESCGQAIGKARMQAFPRATLCVQCKAKQERR
- a CDS encoding GNAT family N-acetyltransferase, with translation MNPVTPGTPVIRVAEGEEELALVHGVRREVFIVEQQIPEDEEWDELDATSEHLLAIGADGTALGTARLIHGEQALKITGGLPGRVLLGRLAVLKAARGTGLGAVLVRAVEAAGRARGATELELHAQVQALGFYERLGYTAEGPEYLDAGIPHRTMTRVL